The Streptomyces avermitilis MA-4680 = NBRC 14893 genome contains a region encoding:
- a CDS encoding sensor histidine kinase translates to MAVRLPRPHHHDVRIAVGGLLGGLLLWGLGLSPRNPHDSVVLWPAHWAVLVPLVVTAGCELLRRTRPRAALLIGTAAVVADTVTLGSVVTVVMFTDLMYAAVLYGTPASARRLPWLTGLLTVIGGVGPAAVWGDPDGLLIGVGVGVVAFAPAATGSVVRNHREAAEAARLRAEQTALLAEMDRSQAVTAERARMARELHDMVANHLSAIAIHSTAALSIDEPGTSREALGVIRENSVAGLAEMRRLIGILRDGDGEGEPVATPTLDGLAALVDGARTNGLDVTLDADPGRVPAPVELAAYRIVQESLTNALKHASPGRVAVTLAARDGSLAVRVTSPYGDRDGPRAPGSGAGLVGMRERVALLHGTFEAGPENSGRGTVWTVRATLPITHGGTE, encoded by the coding sequence ATGGCCGTACGACTCCCCCGCCCCCACCACCACGACGTGCGCATCGCGGTGGGCGGGCTCCTCGGGGGGCTGCTGCTGTGGGGGCTCGGCCTCAGTCCACGGAACCCGCACGACAGTGTCGTGCTGTGGCCGGCGCACTGGGCGGTGCTGGTCCCGCTCGTCGTGACGGCCGGCTGCGAGCTGCTGCGCAGGACCCGGCCGCGGGCGGCCCTGCTGATCGGCACGGCCGCCGTGGTCGCCGACACGGTGACCCTGGGCAGCGTGGTCACCGTCGTGATGTTCACGGACCTCATGTACGCGGCCGTCCTGTACGGCACCCCCGCCTCCGCCCGCCGGCTGCCCTGGCTCACCGGGCTGCTCACCGTGATCGGCGGGGTGGGGCCGGCCGCCGTCTGGGGCGACCCCGACGGCCTGCTGATCGGTGTCGGCGTCGGCGTGGTGGCATTCGCGCCCGCCGCCACCGGCTCGGTCGTCCGCAACCACCGCGAGGCCGCCGAGGCCGCCCGGCTGCGCGCCGAACAGACCGCCCTGCTCGCCGAGATGGACCGCTCCCAGGCGGTCACCGCCGAACGCGCCAGGATGGCTCGGGAGTTGCACGACATGGTCGCCAACCACCTGTCGGCGATCGCCATCCACTCCACCGCCGCGCTGTCCATCGACGAGCCGGGGACCTCCCGGGAGGCGCTCGGCGTCATCCGGGAGAACAGCGTGGCGGGACTCGCCGAGATGCGGCGGCTGATCGGGATCCTGCGCGACGGCGACGGCGAGGGGGAGCCGGTCGCGACCCCGACCCTCGACGGGCTCGCCGCGCTCGTCGACGGCGCCCGGACCAACGGCCTCGACGTCACCCTCGACGCCGACCCCGGCCGGGTTCCCGCCCCGGTCGAGCTCGCCGCCTACCGCATCGTCCAGGAGTCCCTGACCAACGCCCTCAAGCACGCCTCCCCCGGCCGGGTCGCCGTCACGCTCGCCGCGCGGGACGGCTCCCTCGCCGTGCGGGTGACCAGCCCCTACGGCGACCGGGACGGGCCGCGCGCGCCCGGCTCGGGGGCCGGCCTGGTCGGGATGCGGGAACGCGTCGCCCTGCTGCACGGAACGTTCGAGGCGGGCCCCGAGAACTCCGGCCGGGGCACGGTCTGGACCGTACGCGCCACCCTTCCGATCACCCATGGAGGAACCGAATGA